In a genomic window of Nodosilinea sp. E11:
- a CDS encoding GldG family protein yields the protein MAMKSFAIYQKYLKYLALPGLALVTAGLLAGVLAGWTLLPAGLLVGGTGLLLIGLVLGNYGQGRFWAQRSTEAGANALVSALAVLAILGLVNFLAVRYASRVDLTENQLFTLAPQSQQVVRTLENPTRIVVFDPLPNPQDRQLLESYRQAGSRFTFDYVNPYNDPRQAQEFGATQTGMVFVESGDTRRFLQNVGPNERLSERTLTNALDQVASDRALAVYFTQGHQEFAIDGSETGFLQATTALEDKSALVQPLDLSQTGSVPDDASVVIVAGPAAEFFEAEVDALQTYLDSGGSLMLLIDPRTSPGLDSLLDPWGVTLDDRIVLDTSGTGQLVGLGPAAPLVTDYGDHPITRDFRNGRSFFPLVRPVNVEEVPGVTAVPLLQSNSQSRAEALSPEGELQFDENAPPSGPYTLGVALSRPVNQAPAVEDSEPSPESRLVVIGNATFATDGLFDQQLNGDVFLNSVSWLGQQTDATLSIRPREVTNRRITMTVQQQIGLGVFALLVLPLIGFALAVLMWLRRR from the coding sequence ATGGCGATGAAATCGTTTGCGATCTACCAGAAGTATTTGAAGTACCTGGCGTTGCCGGGGCTGGCCCTGGTTACAGCAGGCCTGCTGGCCGGAGTGCTAGCCGGATGGACGCTGCTGCCTGCTGGTCTGTTAGTGGGAGGCACCGGACTTCTACTTATCGGGCTGGTACTGGGCAACTATGGCCAAGGCCGGTTCTGGGCTCAGCGATCTACCGAAGCCGGGGCCAATGCGCTGGTGTCAGCCCTGGCGGTACTGGCGATTTTGGGCTTGGTCAACTTTTTAGCAGTGCGCTATGCCAGCCGAGTAGACCTCACCGAAAATCAGCTATTTACCCTGGCTCCCCAGTCGCAGCAGGTGGTGCGTACCCTTGAAAACCCCACCCGCATTGTGGTGTTTGACCCGCTACCCAATCCTCAAGATCGGCAGCTCCTCGAAAGCTATCGCCAGGCTGGGTCACGGTTTACCTTTGACTATGTCAACCCCTACAACGACCCGCGCCAAGCCCAGGAGTTTGGCGCGACCCAAACCGGCATGGTGTTTGTAGAAAGTGGAGATACCCGCCGCTTTTTGCAGAATGTCGGCCCCAACGAGCGGCTGTCAGAGCGAACCCTGACGAACGCACTTGATCAGGTGGCGAGCGATCGCGCCCTCGCCGTCTATTTCACCCAGGGGCATCAAGAGTTTGCCATCGACGGCAGCGAAACCGGCTTTTTGCAAGCCACCACCGCCCTAGAAGACAAAAGTGCCCTGGTTCAGCCCCTCGATCTCTCCCAAACCGGGTCAGTGCCTGACGATGCCAGTGTGGTGATCGTGGCTGGCCCCGCCGCCGAGTTCTTTGAGGCGGAGGTAGACGCCCTACAGACCTACCTCGACAGTGGTGGTAGCCTCATGCTGCTGATCGACCCCCGCACCAGCCCCGGCCTTGACAGTCTGTTAGATCCCTGGGGCGTCACCCTTGACGATCGCATCGTGCTCGACACCTCCGGTACTGGTCAGCTGGTGGGCCTGGGGCCTGCCGCTCCCCTCGTCACCGACTACGGCGATCACCCCATCACCCGTGACTTTCGCAATGGGCGATCGTTCTTTCCTCTGGTGCGCCCGGTCAATGTCGAAGAGGTGCCTGGCGTCACGGCTGTGCCTCTACTCCAAAGCAACTCCCAAAGTCGGGCCGAAGCCCTTTCCCCTGAAGGCGAGCTTCAGTTCGACGAAAATGCTCCCCCCTCCGGCCCCTACACCCTGGGGGTAGCGCTCAGCCGTCCGGTTAATCAAGCCCCCGCCGTCGAAGACAGTGAGCCCTCTCCTGAGTCGCGTCTGGTCGTCATTGGCAATGCCACGTTTGCTACCGATGGCCTGTTTGATCAACAGCTCAACGGCGATGTGTTTCTCAACTCAGTCAGCTGGCTCGGTCAGCAGACCGATGCCACCCTCTCCATTCGTCCCCGAGAGGTGACCAACCGCCGCATCACCATGACCGTGCAGCAGCAGATTGGTCTGGGCGTGTTCGCCCTGTTGGTGTTGCCCCTAATTGGGTTTGCCTTAGCGGTGCTGATGTGGCTACGGCGGCGTTAG
- the rimP gene encoding ribosome maturation factor RimP, giving the protein MVHPLIPQVLELAAPVAEELGLEVVEAVFQTNQSPPVLRINVRSLENEDTGLSDCEKMSQAFEAVLDTTDLIPDAYVLEVSSPGVSAALETDRDFVVFKGFMVEVNLSAPHKDKRQWVGQLVRRDDAAVVLSQKGKTVTLPRELVTTVQLSDQSPD; this is encoded by the coding sequence ATGGTACATCCTCTGATTCCCCAGGTGCTTGAGTTAGCGGCCCCCGTTGCCGAAGAACTGGGGCTAGAGGTGGTTGAAGCGGTATTTCAGACCAACCAATCGCCTCCGGTGCTGCGCATCAACGTGCGCAGCCTCGAAAACGAAGACACTGGCCTGAGTGACTGCGAAAAAATGAGTCAGGCGTTTGAGGCCGTCCTCGATACCACCGATCTCATCCCCGATGCCTATGTACTCGAAGTGTCTAGCCCTGGGGTGTCTGCGGCCCTAGAAACCGACCGCGACTTCGTCGTGTTTAAAGGGTTCATGGTAGAGGTCAACCTGTCTGCTCCCCACAAAGACAAGCGGCAATGGGTCGGCCAGCTAGTGCGGCGAGATGACGCCGCTGTGGTGCTGAGCCAAAAAGGTAAAACGGTCACCCTGCCTCGGGAGCTGGTGACGACGGTACAGCTCAGTGATCAAAGTCCCGATTAG
- a CDS encoding polyribonucleotide nucleotidyltransferase: MQEFEKTISFGGRDIHLRGGLLAPQAGGAVLVQSGETAVLVTATRSAGRQGIDFLPLLVDYEERLYAAGRIPGGFLRREGRPPERATLICRLIDRPMRPLFPQWLRDDIQIVATTLAMDEQVPPDVLAATGASIAVLLAKIPFSGPMAAVRVGLVGDDFVINPTYKEVENGDLDLVVAGSPDGVIMVEAGANQLPEADVIEAIDFGYEVVQDLIKAQLELIKELGIEVVTEAEPETDPTLATFIEEKTAAAIKEVLKQFSLTKPERDEKLDAIKEELVAATDALEDDNSVKVAVAENAKALGNTYKSVTKKLMRQQIVVDKVRVDGRQLDEVRPISCQVGLLPKRVHGTGLFQRGLTQVMSVTTLGTPGDAQMMDDLHPDEEKRYLHHYNFPPYSVGETRPMRSPGRREIGHGALAERALVPVLPPKEEFPYVIRVVSEVLSSNGSTSMGSVCGSTLSLMDAGVPITKPVSGAAMGLIKEGDEVRILTDIQGIEDFLGDMDFKVAGTDTGITALQMDMKITGLPLQVIADAINQAKPARLHILEKMLATIDTHRTELSPYAPRLISFKIDPEMIGMVIGPGGKKIKAITEQTGAKVDINDDGTVTVSAIEGEKAMQAKALIESIVFKPAAGDVFVGKVTRVIPIGAFVEFMPGQEGMIHISQLADYRVAKVEDEVNVDDEVIVKVREIDGRGRINLTRLNIHPDEAAAARAAAGV, from the coding sequence ATGCAAGAATTTGAAAAAACAATATCCTTCGGCGGCCGTGATATTCACCTGAGAGGTGGGCTGCTGGCTCCCCAGGCCGGGGGTGCTGTGCTGGTGCAGTCGGGGGAAACAGCGGTTCTGGTGACCGCAACCCGCTCAGCCGGTCGTCAGGGCATCGATTTTTTGCCCCTGTTGGTTGACTACGAAGAGCGACTCTATGCTGCTGGGCGCATTCCTGGCGGATTTTTGCGTAGAGAGGGACGGCCCCCCGAGCGGGCTACTCTGATCTGCCGCCTAATTGATCGCCCGATGCGGCCTCTGTTTCCCCAATGGTTGCGCGACGACATTCAGATTGTCGCGACCACGCTGGCTATGGATGAGCAAGTGCCCCCCGATGTCTTGGCGGCAACCGGCGCTTCCATCGCTGTGCTGCTGGCTAAAATTCCTTTCAGCGGTCCGATGGCGGCAGTGCGCGTTGGGCTAGTGGGCGACGATTTTGTGATCAATCCCACCTACAAAGAAGTGGAAAACGGTGATCTGGACCTAGTGGTAGCTGGCTCTCCCGACGGTGTGATCATGGTTGAAGCTGGCGCTAACCAGTTGCCTGAGGCCGATGTGATTGAAGCCATCGACTTTGGCTATGAGGTGGTGCAAGACCTGATCAAAGCTCAGCTAGAGCTGATCAAGGAGTTGGGCATTGAGGTCGTTACCGAAGCGGAACCCGAAACCGACCCCACCCTGGCTACCTTTATTGAAGAAAAAACGGCAGCGGCGATCAAAGAGGTGCTGAAGCAGTTTAGCCTCACGAAGCCCGAGCGCGATGAAAAGCTCGATGCGATTAAAGAGGAGCTAGTTGCCGCCACTGATGCCCTAGAGGACGATAACTCGGTCAAAGTAGCCGTTGCCGAGAACGCTAAGGCTTTGGGCAACACCTATAAATCGGTGACTAAAAAGCTGATGCGGCAGCAAATCGTCGTAGACAAAGTGCGGGTTGATGGCCGTCAGCTCGACGAGGTGCGCCCCATTTCTTGTCAAGTCGGCCTGCTACCCAAACGAGTCCACGGCACGGGGCTATTTCAGCGTGGGCTGACTCAGGTGATGTCGGTGACCACCCTGGGCACCCCTGGCGATGCCCAGATGATGGATGATCTGCACCCCGACGAAGAGAAGCGCTACCTGCACCACTACAACTTTCCTCCCTACTCGGTGGGCGAAACTCGGCCGATGCGATCGCCCGGTCGGCGTGAAATTGGCCACGGTGCGCTAGCTGAGCGAGCTTTGGTGCCGGTGCTGCCGCCCAAAGAAGAGTTTCCCTACGTCATTCGTGTGGTGTCAGAGGTGCTGTCATCTAACGGCTCCACGTCGATGGGGTCGGTATGCGGCTCTACCCTGTCGCTGATGGATGCCGGCGTGCCCATTACCAAGCCGGTCAGCGGTGCTGCCATGGGCCTGATCAAAGAGGGTGACGAGGTGCGCATCCTCACCGACATTCAGGGTATTGAAGACTTCTTGGGCGATATGGACTTTAAGGTGGCCGGTACCGATACCGGTATCACTGCCCTGCAAATGGACATGAAAATCACCGGGCTGCCCTTGCAGGTCATTGCGGACGCCATCAACCAGGCCAAGCCTGCCCGGCTGCATATTCTAGAGAAAATGCTGGCCACCATTGACACCCACAGAACCGAGCTATCGCCCTACGCGCCGCGCTTGATTAGCTTCAAGATCGACCCCGAAATGATCGGTATGGTGATTGGCCCCGGTGGCAAGAAGATCAAAGCGATTACCGAGCAAACCGGCGCTAAAGTCGATATTAACGACGATGGCACCGTGACTGTGTCGGCGATCGAGGGCGAAAAGGCGATGCAGGCCAAAGCCCTGATCGAATCGATTGTCTTCAAGCCCGCCGCTGGCGATGTGTTTGTCGGCAAGGTAACTCGGGTTATTCCCATCGGGGCTTTTGTTGAGTTTATGCCCGGCCAGGAGGGCATGATTCACATTTCTCAGCTGGCTGACTACCGAGTGGCCAAGGTTGAAGAT
- a CDS encoding ABC transporter permease: MTLLFKNILAIYQRELQSYFASPLPYIIAALFWLLGGFFLVAILLGPQGILAQAAMADQAVQMGMPPAPPFDVAYEFNKGYVGLLGSLSLFVLPMLSMGLYADERKQGTLELLATSPVANWAVALGKLMAVVSFYIAMVLPLMVCQAVALGAATPPTGSGVFLLSHLGLVLMAASILALGMFISSLTESTVLAAIMTFALILLLWLVDAIAQGLPGILGQALGHLSLLKHFTDFTEGIFDTGGLVLFLSFIVLGLYLTAQSIETLRFQRS; this comes from the coding sequence ATGACCCTCCTCTTCAAAAACATCCTCGCTATTTACCAGCGAGAGCTTCAGAGCTACTTTGCTTCACCGCTGCCCTATATCATTGCCGCTCTGTTCTGGCTGCTGGGGGGCTTCTTTCTGGTGGCTATTTTGCTTGGCCCCCAGGGCATTTTGGCCCAGGCTGCCATGGCCGACCAGGCAGTGCAGATGGGGATGCCTCCGGCACCGCCCTTCGATGTAGCCTACGAATTTAATAAGGGCTACGTTGGGCTGTTGGGGTCGCTGTCGCTGTTTGTGTTACCGATGCTCTCCATGGGGCTTTACGCGGACGAGCGCAAGCAGGGCACCCTCGAACTGCTGGCCACCTCGCCCGTGGCCAACTGGGCCGTGGCCCTGGGCAAGCTGATGGCGGTGGTGAGCTTTTACATCGCCATGGTGCTGCCGCTAATGGTGTGCCAGGCGGTAGCGTTGGGGGCCGCGACTCCCCCCACTGGCTCAGGCGTCTTTTTGCTGTCTCACCTGGGGCTCGTGCTAATGGCTGCCAGTATCTTGGCCCTCGGCATGTTCATTTCGTCGCTGACCGAGAGCACGGTGCTGGCGGCAATTATGACCTTCGCGCTGATTTTACTGCTGTGGCTCGTCGATGCGATCGCCCAGGGATTGCCAGGGATCCTGGGACAGGCCCTCGGCCACCTCTCCCTGCTAAAGCACTTCACCGATTTCACTGAAGGCATTTTTGACACCGGTGGGTTAGTGCTGTTTCTCTCATTTATTGTGTTGGGTTTATACCTCACTGCCCAATCCATTGAGACCCTGAGGTTTCAGCGCTCTTAG
- a CDS encoding low-complexity tail membrane protein yields the protein MKPWRCDPYLWVHLAGLATVPLWIDLCLMGLAVGNPTLPGLELGFMVLLGVLPVLSMQLRRPFYIFSLPGLALRPSVLQADQRRLLSQFRQWRVRWGALVVPIPLVWVLVKLYPLAFLARDLTPFGDWGRVGGVAIAALSFFMANLFLQVPVAVLQVLATPDRNLQKVLPYPTDKIAADFSWLGLSVGQILPVIAPPASDQSASMGDAAVVGKSTVDGAIAQAISAEGDLNPRPPEESLLPEKLPEAMTLHPKVIHPEAIHPEALHPEVSDADIIHPLQGRLGWQHPENDDLTTDSAEHDVMAMEDCPQPTEKTLLPDAGALSVPVHSSIKDRRG from the coding sequence ATGAAACCCTGGCGCTGTGATCCATATCTGTGGGTACATCTGGCGGGTTTGGCCACTGTACCGCTGTGGATCGATCTGTGCCTGATGGGTCTGGCCGTGGGCAATCCCACGCTGCCAGGGCTGGAGCTGGGTTTCATGGTTCTTTTGGGAGTGCTGCCGGTACTCTCGATGCAGCTGCGTCGTCCCTTCTATATTTTCAGCTTGCCTGGGTTGGCTTTAAGGCCCTCGGTTTTGCAGGCTGATCAGCGTCGCCTGCTGTCTCAGTTTCGCCAATGGCGGGTTCGATGGGGTGCTTTAGTGGTGCCCATACCCCTGGTTTGGGTTTTAGTTAAACTCTATCCTCTGGCGTTTTTAGCCCGAGATCTGACGCCGTTTGGGGACTGGGGACGGGTAGGGGGAGTCGCGATCGCTGCTCTGAGTTTTTTCATGGCCAACTTGTTTTTGCAGGTGCCAGTAGCGGTACTCCAGGTATTAGCTACCCCCGATCGAAACCTGCAAAAGGTTTTGCCCTATCCAACCGACAAAATCGCTGCCGATTTTAGCTGGTTGGGGTTGTCTGTGGGCCAGATTCTGCCTGTGATAGCGCCACCCGCCTCGGACCAGTCGGCTTCGATGGGTGATGCTGCTGTTGTGGGTAAGTCTACAGTCGATGGGGCGATCGCTCAGGCCATCTCCGCCGAGGGCGATCTCAACCCAAGGCCTCCTGAAGAATCATTGCTGCCTGAAAAATTACCTGAGGCGATGACGCTCCATCCCAAAGTCATACATCCTGAGGCAATACATCCTGAGGCTCTTCATCCCGAAGTGAGCGATGCAGACATCATCCATCCACTCCAGGGTCGTCTAGGGTGGCAGCATCCTGAGAACGATGACTTAACTACAGATTCGGCTGAACATGATGTAATGGCGATGGAGGATTGCCCTCAGCCTACTGAAAAGACGCTGCTACCCGATGCCGGTGCACTGTCGGTGCCGGTACATTCATCAATTAAGGATCGCAGGGGTTAA
- the infB gene encoding translation initiation factor IF-2 — protein sequence MNGKVRIYELSKELDLDNKDILAIASRLDIAAKSHSSTIAESEADQIRAAARQSRSSSSGPNRPDRPRPPAPVKNGARPERKQQILEIRRHRVTPKADSGAEVTAPTPPAAAPSTPPTRPSGGSSDNLSKPPSRPSVAPRSEQADIKPRPPVALNRPAVEPSDPSAISAPEVVEEAPAPAVVKPRPELVSPVSRERVETASDRSESTVDMPRPPRPVIRRPEIRSREDRAPESRSADGNGAPRPTIPIREIDADEDVPRLKPKPKLRRPTTDADTARTEAERAEKAAPGGDSISVIGVGGLDESHLRRPSPPRHRREERDDEDDDQKMREKASKVGKTKRRGQGVLGEDDEDLDVLVDELEEGDDQPSEVAQLSISLARPPKPKSQGGGKPSSPTMKSHKPQHRDSSSGGGRSRRGRREAQPTQERPELIVLSEGLTVHELAEQIMVPETELIKSLFFKGIAANINQTLDIETAKMVAEEFEVMVETSQVESEAKKVTEMLDATDLDSLQRRPPVVTIMGHVDHGKTTLLDSIRKTKVAQGEAGGITQHIGAYHVDVEHDGVSHQIVFLDTPGHEAFTAMRARGTRVTDIAILVVAADDGVRPQTIEAISHAKAAEVPLIVAINKVDKETANPDRVKQELMEHGLVPEEWGGDTIMVPVSALAGDNLDSLLEMIVLVAEVGDLQANPDRMARGTVIEANLDKARGPVATLLVQNGTLRVGDSLVAGPILGKVKAMLDDRLQRVKVAGPSFAVEVLGLNDVPAAGDEFEVYADEKTARAVADKRMLDQRQSRLQQSMASRRVTLNTISAQVLEGDLKDLNLLLKADVQGSIEAILAALQQLPQNEVQIRVLLAAPGEISETDVDLAAASGAVIIGFNTTLAPGARQSADRLGVDVRDYEVIYNLLDDIQGAMEGLLDPEMVEETLGQVEVRAVFPVRKGAVAGCYVLSGKVTRNCNLRVVRGGEVVYTGKLDSLKRMKEDAKDVAAGFECGIGIDNFSDWKEGDIIDAFKMITKRRTLAMA from the coding sequence ATGAACGGCAAAGTGAGAATTTACGAGTTATCAAAGGAATTGGATTTGGATAACAAGGACATCTTGGCGATCGCCAGTCGCCTTGACATTGCCGCGAAGAGTCACAGCAGCACCATCGCTGAGTCAGAAGCCGACCAAATTCGTGCGGCGGCTCGTCAGTCTCGTAGTAGCAGCAGCGGCCCTAATCGGCCCGATCGCCCTCGGCCCCCAGCCCCCGTGAAAAATGGGGCTCGGCCTGAGCGCAAACAGCAAATTTTGGAAATTCGTCGGCACCGGGTTACCCCCAAGGCTGACAGTGGCGCTGAGGTGACTGCACCTACGCCTCCGGCGGCGGCTCCAAGCACGCCCCCGACCCGGCCCAGTGGTGGCAGTAGCGACAATCTATCAAAGCCGCCTAGCCGTCCCAGTGTCGCTCCCCGCAGCGAGCAGGCTGATATTAAGCCGCGCCCTCCGGTGGCGTTAAATCGCCCTGCTGTCGAGCCGTCAGACCCTTCGGCTATCTCTGCGCCAGAGGTGGTTGAAGAGGCTCCTGCTCCGGCTGTGGTCAAGCCTCGCCCTGAGTTGGTGAGCCCAGTGTCGCGTGAGCGGGTCGAGACTGCCAGCGATCGCTCCGAATCGACGGTAGACATGCCTCGTCCGCCCCGCCCGGTTATTCGTCGGCCCGAAATCCGCTCTAGGGAAGATCGTGCCCCTGAGAGCCGTAGTGCTGATGGCAATGGGGCACCGCGTCCTACCATTCCCATTCGCGAAATTGATGCCGATGAGGATGTGCCTCGGCTGAAGCCCAAGCCCAAGCTGCGTCGTCCCACCACTGATGCTGACACGGCTAGAACCGAAGCAGAGCGCGCCGAGAAAGCGGCACCCGGTGGTGACTCCATCTCTGTGATTGGGGTAGGTGGTCTAGATGAGTCTCATCTGCGTCGTCCTTCGCCCCCTCGCCATCGGCGCGAAGAGCGCGATGATGAGGATGACGATCAAAAGATGCGTGAAAAGGCCAGCAAGGTCGGCAAGACCAAGCGTCGGGGCCAGGGAGTACTGGGCGAAGACGACGAAGATCTTGACGTGCTGGTTGATGAGCTAGAAGAAGGCGATGATCAGCCTTCTGAAGTCGCTCAACTGAGCATTTCTCTGGCTCGTCCGCCTAAGCCTAAGAGTCAGGGGGGCGGCAAACCGTCGTCACCCACGATGAAGAGCCACAAGCCTCAACACCGCGACAGCAGCAGTGGTGGCGGTCGCTCTCGTCGAGGTCGTCGCGAAGCTCAACCTACCCAAGAGCGCCCAGAGCTGATTGTGCTCTCTGAAGGGCTCACGGTGCATGAGCTGGCTGAGCAGATTATGGTGCCTGAAACAGAACTGATCAAATCGCTGTTCTTTAAAGGCATTGCTGCCAACATCAACCAGACCCTCGATATTGAAACGGCCAAGATGGTGGCCGAAGAGTTTGAGGTCATGGTCGAAACCAGCCAAGTCGAGTCAGAGGCCAAGAAGGTCACAGAGATGCTCGACGCAACTGACCTCGATAGTCTTCAGCGGCGACCTCCCGTAGTCACCATCATGGGTCACGTGGATCACGGTAAGACTACTCTGCTCGACTCCATCCGTAAGACCAAGGTGGCCCAGGGAGAGGCTGGCGGTATTACCCAGCACATCGGGGCTTACCATGTCGATGTGGAGCACGACGGGGTGTCTCATCAAATCGTCTTCCTCGACACTCCTGGTCACGAAGCCTTCACCGCCATGCGGGCGCGGGGTACTCGGGTTACCGACATCGCCATTCTAGTGGTGGCCGCCGATGATGGTGTTCGGCCCCAAACCATTGAGGCCATCAGCCATGCCAAGGCGGCTGAAGTGCCCTTAATTGTTGCCATCAACAAGGTCGATAAGGAGACTGCTAATCCTGATCGCGTTAAGCAAGAGCTGATGGAGCACGGTCTTGTGCCCGAGGAATGGGGCGGCGACACCATCATGGTGCCGGTTAGCGCCCTCGCTGGCGACAATCTCGATAGCTTGCTTGAGATGATCGTACTTGTGGCTGAGGTAGGCGATCTACAGGCTAATCCTGACCGAATGGCTCGGGGTACTGTGATTGAGGCTAACCTCGACAAGGCTCGCGGACCAGTAGCTACCCTGCTGGTGCAAAACGGCACCCTGCGGGTGGGCGATTCCCTAGTGGCTGGTCCTATCCTGGGCAAGGTCAAGGCCATGCTCGACGACCGCCTGCAGCGAGTTAAGGTGGCAGGGCCTTCCTTTGCCGTTGAGGTGCTCGGCCTCAACGATGTGCCTGCTGCTGGTGACGAGTTTGAAGTCTATGCTGATGAGAAAACCGCTCGGGCTGTGGCCGACAAGCGTATGCTTGACCAGCGCCAGTCGCGCTTGCAGCAGTCTATGGCCTCTCGGCGGGTGACGCTCAACACTATCTCGGCCCAGGTGCTAGAAGGCGATCTCAAGGATCTCAACCTACTGCTGAAGGCCGACGTGCAGGGGTCAATCGAAGCCATTCTGGCGGCACTTCAGCAGCTGCCCCAGAACGAGGTACAGATTCGGGTGTTGTTGGCGGCCCCTGGCGAGATCAGCGAAACCGATGTCGATTTGGCTGCTGCTAGTGGCGCGGTCATCATTGGCTTCAACACTACCCTGGCTCCCGGGGCACGGCAGTCTGCCGATCGCCTAGGGGTCGATGTGCGCGATTACGAAGTGATCTACAACCTGCTCGATGATATTCAGGGGGCCATGGAAGGCCTACTCGACCCCGAAATGGTGGAAGAGACCCTGGGGCAAGTCGAAGTTCGGGCTGTCTTCCCCGTGCGCAAGGGTGCTGTGGCTGGTTGCTATGTGCTTTCGGGCAAAGTTACCCGCAACTGCAACCTGCGGGTGGTGCGAGGTGGCGAGGTGGTTTACACCGGCAAACTCGATTCTCTTAAGCGCATGAAAGAAGACGCTAAGGATGTAGCGGCCGGGTTTGAGTGCGGTATCGGCATTGACAACTTCAGTGATTGGAAGGAAGGCGACATTATTGACGCCTTCAAGATGATCACGAAGCGCCGTACCTTGGCTATGGCCTAA
- the nusA gene encoding transcription termination factor NusA — protein MSLVSLPNLQEMIDVISRERNLPKHAVENAIREALLKGYERYRRTREIDTHFDEEYFDNFDIELDVDDYDDQGFRVLATKTIVDEVTSQDHEIALAEVREVAPEAQAGDTVVLDVTPDQRDFGRMAAIQTKQVLAQKLRDQQRKLVQEEFQDLEGSILSARVLRFERQSVIMAVSSSVGQPEVEAELLKRDQLPNDNYRANATFRVALKKVSEGSHRGPQLLVSRADAALVVELFTNEVPEIEDEIVRIVAVAREANPPSRSVGPRTKIAVDTLERDVDPVGACIGARGSRIQVVVNELRGEKIDVIRWSPDPATYISNALSPARVDEVRLVNPDDRQAHVLVPEDQLSLAIGKEGQNVRLAARLTGWKIDIKDSGKYDYDEEDRKMAELLAAREEAAREAAEQAAEEAEAAAWRAAAAAERAAAEAAASGAAATPKVALGVEPEEDTDGAADAPEPLATAVIAPEDTTLEETDDDTEADLVAEADLSPEDATLEDETQEDESLEDETLE, from the coding sequence ATGTCGCTAGTTAGTCTGCCAAACCTGCAGGAAATGATTGATGTCATTAGCCGCGAGCGCAATTTGCCCAAGCACGCGGTCGAAAATGCCATTCGCGAAGCTCTGCTAAAGGGATACGAGCGCTATCGTCGTACCCGAGAAATCGATACCCACTTCGATGAAGAGTACTTCGACAACTTCGATATTGAGCTAGACGTAGACGACTACGACGATCAGGGCTTTCGGGTGCTGGCCACCAAAACCATCGTTGACGAGGTCACTAGCCAAGACCACGAAATTGCCCTAGCCGAAGTGCGCGAAGTCGCGCCTGAAGCCCAAGCAGGCGACACCGTAGTGCTCGATGTCACCCCGGATCAGCGTGACTTTGGCCGGATGGCTGCGATTCAAACCAAGCAGGTGCTGGCTCAAAAACTGCGCGATCAGCAGCGTAAGCTTGTTCAAGAAGAGTTCCAAGATTTAGAAGGCAGTATTCTATCGGCCCGAGTGCTGCGGTTTGAGCGCCAGTCGGTGATTATGGCCGTCAGTAGCAGCGTCGGTCAGCCCGAGGTTGAAGCCGAACTGCTCAAGCGCGACCAGCTCCCCAACGACAACTACCGCGCCAACGCCACCTTCCGTGTCGCCCTGAAGAAGGTATCTGAGGGGTCTCATCGGGGGCCTCAGCTGCTGGTGTCTCGCGCCGATGCCGCTTTGGTGGTCGAGCTATTTACCAACGAAGTGCCCGAAATTGAGGACGAAATTGTTCGGATTGTGGCGGTGGCGCGGGAGGCCAATCCGCCGTCTCGCTCCGTTGGCCCTCGCACCAAAATTGCGGTGGATACCCTAGAGCGGGATGTGGATCCGGTTGGGGCCTGTATTGGGGCACGGGGATCGCGCATTCAGGTGGTGGTCAATGAGCTACGGGGTGAAAAAATCGACGTGATTCGTTGGTCGCCTGACCCCGCCACCTATATTTCTAACGCCCTCAGTCCGGCCCGCGTTGACGAAGTGCGCCTGGTTAATCCCGACGATCGCCAGGCCCATGTGCTAGTGCCTGAAGACCAGCTCAGCCTGGCCATTGGTAAAGAGGGCCAAAATGTTCGTTTAGCGGCTCGCCTCACCGGGTGGAAGATCGATATCAAAGATTCGGGCAAGTACGACTACGACGAAGAAGATCGCAAGATGGCTGAACTTCTAGCGGCTCGGGAAGAAGCTGCCCGAGAAGCGGCAGAACAGGCGGCTGAAGAAGCCGAAGCGGCGGCGTGGCGAGCGGCGGCGGCAGCAGAACGCGCGGCGGCTGAAGCGGCGGCCAGCGGAGCAGCGGCTACTCCTAAAGTTGCCCTAGGGGTAGAGCCTGAAGAGGACACCGATGGGGCGGCAGATGCCCCCGAACCGCTCGCCACAGCGGTTATTGCTCCAGAAGACACGACACTGGAAGAGACCGATGATGACACTGAGGCTGACTTGGTCGCAGAGGCAGATTTGTCCCCTGAAGACGCGACCTTAGAAGACGAAACCCAAGAAGACGAGTCTTTGGAGGACGAGACCCTAGAGTAA
- a CDS encoding YlxR family protein, producing MQPNHRCCVSCRRVAPKAEFWRVVRVYPDRTVVLGEGMGRSAYICPQAACLRQAQKKGRLGRALKANVPEELYQTLWQRLEGADQAAIALLPQALSPSSPQP from the coding sequence ATGCAACCAAACCATCGGTGCTGTGTAAGCTGTCGGCGGGTTGCGCCTAAAGCCGAGTTTTGGCGAGTGGTGCGGGTTTATCCAGACCGCACGGTGGTTTTGGGAGAAGGTATGGGGCGATCGGCCTATATCTGTCCCCAGGCCGCCTGCCTGCGCCAAGCCCAAAAAAAGGGTCGGTTAGGTCGTGCCCTTAAAGCCAATGTGCCAGAGGAGCTTTATCAAACTCTATGGCAGCGGCTGGAGGGGGCTGATCAAGCGGCGATCGCACTACTTCCCCAGGCTTTGAGCCCCAGTTCACCCCAGCCGTAA